The window TGCTGCTGGATGAACCCTGTTCTGCACTCGACCCGATTTCGACTGGCCGCATTGAAGAGCTGATCTCCGAGCTGAAAAAAGACTACACCGTGGTCATTGTGACGCATAACATGCAGCAGGCGGCGCGTTGTTCCGATCATACGGCGTTTATGTATTTGGGTGAGCTGATTGAGTTCAGCGATACTGATACCCTGTTTACTGCTCCACGGCAGAAACAGACTGAAGATTACATCACCGGCCGTTACGGTTGATTAGGAAGCATCATGGATAATCTGAATCTGAACAAACACATTTCCGGTCAGTTTAACGCCGAACTGGAACATATCCGCACGCAGGTCCTGACAATGGGCGGGCTGGTGGAGCAACAGCTGACTGACGCGATTACCGCGATGCATAATCAGGACGCGCAGCTGGCTCAGCAGGTCATTGAAGGCGATTCCAAAGTTAACATGATGGAAGTGGCGATCGATGAAGCCTGCGTGCGCATTATCGCGAAGCGTCAGCCTACTGCGAGCGACTTGCGTCTGGTGATGGCGATCATCAAAACCATCTCTGAACTGGAACGTATCGGTGACGTAGCGGATAAAATCTGTCGCACCGCGCTGGAGAAATTCTCCCATCAGCATCAGCCGCTGCTGGTTAGCCTGGAATCATTAGGGCGCCACACCGTGCAAATGCTGCATGACGTGCTGGATGCTTTTGCCCGTATGGATCTGGACGAAGCGATTCGTATTTATCGCGAAGACAAGAAAGTGGATAAAGAGTACGAAGGCATTGTGCGTCAACTGATGACTCACATGATGGAAGATTCCCGCACCATCCCAAGCGTACTGACCGCGCTGTTCTGCGCCCGTTCTATCGAGCGTATCGGTGACCGTTGCCAGAACATCTGCGAATTTATCTTCTACTTCGTTAAAGGTCAGGACTTCCGTCACCTCGGTGGCGATGCGCTGGAGAAGCTGCTGGCGCAGAAAGAGAAGAAAGAAGAAGAGTAAGCCCGTTCTTAGGCTTATCATGCTGACGCCCTGCTTGCAGGGCGTTATTTTTTATCACGATTTAATTTTTATCAGGATAGTGAATCAGATCGTGGAAGCGAACAGTAGTATCGGCAGGGTTGTGGTAGCGGTGTTCTCTGTCGGCGGCAAAACGCAGGGCATCCCCCGCGGATAATAACTGCGTCTGCCCATCAACGGTCATTTCCAGTTGGCCCTCCAGCACAATAATATGCTCGATCACCCCGCTTTCATGCGCCGATGAGGTGCTACTGGCACCCGCTGCCAGCTCAATAACAAACATATCAAAACGCAGTTTTTTATCGAAGGGGAAGATCGGCACAACGTGCATACCAGCTTCGCGTTCCCTGAATGCTGAACTTGCTACCGAACGATACGCCACGTCTTCTTCGGCGAGCGTCGGTTGAATGAAGGTGGAAAACGCCACATTCAGTCCCGTTGCAATTTTCCACAGGGTGGCGACCGTTGGGCTGGATTCGCCACGCTCGATCTGACCCAGCATCGCTTTGCTCACGCCGGTTTCTTCTGCCGCGCGTGTGAGGCTCCAGCCTTTCTCCTGTCTCAACGTTTTCAGGGTATTGCCAATACGGTGGGTTAGCTCATCAGACATCAATGCTACTCCTGCTTGTGCGTTATAACGCACGCTGCTATGTTAACGCTTTCTGTGCGTTATAGCGCACGATAAGAGTGAAGGTATATCATGCCTGTGTCATTTGCGCTAAAAGATGTCACTTTTTCGGCCTTTATCGCCGGTTTTGTTGCGGTGCTGGTGGGCTACACCAGTTCGGCCGCCATCATTTTTCAGGCGGCGGAAGCCGCGGGTGCCAGTGCGGCGCAAATCGGCGGCTGGTTAAGCGTGCTGGGGATTGCGCAAGGGGTGGCGTCCATTAGCCTGTCGCTCTATTACCGCGCGCCGATACTGGCTGCCTGGTCAACGCCGGGAGCGGCGCTGCTGGTTACCAGTCTGCCGGGTACATCGCTCAATGAAGCGATTGGCGTGTTCCTGTTTGCTTCCGCGCTTATCTTTATCTGCGGGATCACCGGTCTTTTTGCCCGCCTGATGAATGTGATTCCACAGGCCATTTCTGCCGCGATGCTGGCGGGGATTTTGCTGCGCTTTGGTGCGGATGCCTTTCTTTCCCTGCAACAGGATTTCTGGCTGGCTTTCACGATGTGCGCGATCTATTTGCTCAGTCGTCGGCTGATCCCTCGCTTTGCCATTGTGTTAACGCTGTTCGCTGGCCTGTTGCTGGCTTTATGGCGTGGGCAAATTGCGGTTTCTGATTCGCCGCTGGTGTTTGCCGTACCGGAGTTTATTACGCCGCATTTTTCGTGGGCATCGCTGTTGGGCGTCGGTATTCCATTTTTCATTGTCACCATGGCGTCGCAGAACGCACCGGGCTTTGCCACGCTAAAAGCCGCTGGCAATCAGGTTCCCGTGTCGCCGCTGATTGCCATTACAGCATTAATCGCGCTGGTATTGACGCCGTTCGGTGGCTTTTCCGTTTGTATCGCCGCGATTACCGCCGCGATCTGTATGGGGTCGGATGTGCATCCCGATCCGAAAAAACGCTATCTTGCCGCCGTCGCCGCTGGTGGATTTTATCTGCTGGCGGGTGTTTTCGGTGGGTCTATCGGGCAGCTTTTCACGGCGCTGCCGCAGCCGCTGATTCACGCTATCGCCGGTTTGGCGCTGCTTAGCACCATTTCGGGTAGTTTGTATCGCGCTTTACTGGATGAACAACAGCGTGATGCGGCGGTGGTCACTTTCCTGATTACCGTTTCTGGATTAACGTTGTGGGGAATTGGCGCGGCGTTTTGGGGGCTGATTGGGGGGATGATGACCTGGCTGGTGCTGTCTGGGGGAAAAGCGGCGTTACGCTAAGTGCACCAGGAAAACAGGCTAGCACCTAATACAGGTCACTTAAGCCCGTTGTTAGGGAAACACAGGGGGAGGTTCCCGCAGGGAGGCCTCACCCCTGTGGTCGCCCGTGTATCTCGATGCTTAAACGATCGCCATTAGGCGAGCGCTTATCTTAAATTAATCCTCAACGAATAAGAGAACGCTGCTTTTTAGGCGTCGCGATTTTAGTTTCATTGATGAATGTCCCGCTACGATTTCGTCATCTTAATCATGGTGACATTCATGGACATTACTTCTACACAATCACTTGGAAATACGAAGACTCAGTTTCGGGCCGCATTTTCCCTGTTGCTGGCATTGGCAACGGGTAAACACAAGCCGGATCGGCGCTGGGAGAGTCTCCAATGGCGTATAAAATATACCGCCCGAGTGATGCTTCACCCGCTGCTGACCATGAAATGGCTCAGTTTTATCGTCGATTATCCCGTACAGGATATTTTTCGACGTGACGGCAATGAGCTTTATAGTAAGCTCCAGCGCCCCTACCTGATGGCGTCGCTACCGACAGATCAAACCTGTACGGCCTTAATGGATCATTACCGCTTTATTCAAACGTTGCCGTTACATCGCCAGCGCTTGTTATATAGCCAGAACGGGGGCGGTAACGTGCTGGCCAGTTTTCAGGGAAAAAGCGATGAAAATTACACGCTTCGCCTGATGACTAACGATCAAATGTGTAAGGAAGGCGAGCTCTCTCTACAGCTTGAGAACAGCGAGCACGTGCTGGCACAGATGACGTTCTCCATCCTGCGCATTGAAGGGGAAATGGGCCTGTTTATCGGTGGGATTCAGGGGCCGGATGCACAAACGCCGCATCAGGTTATTCAGGGCGCGACGCGAGATTGCCATAGTCTGTTTCCCAAACGTATTCTTCTGGAATGCCTGCTTAACCTGGCTCAAGGCCTTAATCTGGCGCACGTTATCGCGGTCAGTAACGAAACGCATATCTATAAACACTGGCGCTATCGCAGTAAGAAACGCCATGTTTTTCTGGCCGACTACAATGCGTTCCTCTTCGCCCACGGCGGTCAACCGCGACCTGATGGCAACATTGCGCTACCGCTATCTCTGCCGAGAAAGTCTGAACAGGACATTCCCAGCCGCAAGCGGGCAGAATACCGCCGACGCTATGCGCTCTTTGATGAGGTAGCCTGCCAGATTAATGACGTACTCGCCGGTAGTTTGCTGCGTTCCATCAATCTATCCAGCCGTACCTGAATCAGGATAATCTGCCAGAATACCGAAGTAACATAAGGTTATATTATAGCTATTTATGTTATTTCCCGCGTTTTCACCCTGCTGATAGCCTGCTGTTAATACAGCGATAATCAAGGGGCAGGGAATGAAAAAGCAGATTTTGACAGTGACTTTATTGGCCGGGTTGGCTTCCATTTCTGGTGCTGCACAGGCAGATAAATTAGATGACATTCAGAAGGCGGGCGTGGTGAAAATCGCTGTCTTCGACAGCAACCCGCCGTTTGGCTATGTCGATCCACAGAGTAAAAAACTGGTGGGCTATGACGTGGATATCGCCGAGGCGATTGGTAAGGCGCTGGGTGTGAAGGTTGAACTGCGCGCGACGAACCCGGCTAACCGCATTCCGTTGTTAAGCTCGCAGAAAGTCGATCTGATTGCCGCGAACTTCACCATTACGGATGAACGAGCCAAGCAGGTTAACTTTAGTATCCCTTACTTCGCGACCGGACAAAAATTCATCGCCCGTAAAGGCGTGCTGAAAACGCCGGAAGACATCAAAACGCTGCGTATCGGCGCGGATAAAGGCACCGTGCAGGAAATTACCCTGCGTGAACATTACCCGACAGCCAAAGTGATTTCCTACGACGATACGCCGCTGGCCTTCGCTGCGTTGCGTAACGGTAACGTTCAGGCCATCACGCAGGATGATGCCAAGTTAGTCGGCTTACTGGCTAATGTGCCAGATGCCCAGAAAGCGGAGTTTGAAATCTCTCCGTTCAGCATCACCAAAGAGTATCAGGGCGTCGGGATTCCGAAGGGCGAAGAGCGCCTGACAGCGAAGATTAACGACACGCTGATTAATCTGGAAAAACAGGGCGAAGCGAAGACGATCTACGATCGCTGGTTTGGGCCAAGCACGAAATCGGCTCAGCCGCGCGGCGACTTCACCTTTGCCCCGTTGGATCAGCAACCTAAATCCTGATAGCTGACATCTTCAGTGCTATGATCTTAGCCCTCTGCATGCAGAGGGCATTTCTATTTGTACCTCGTAATAATGACAAAGAGAGATAAAACGCATGGATACGGCGCTGCAATCGCTTGAGTCGTGGCTGTTGGCTCCTCAATACCTCATCTGGCTGTGGCACGGTTTCCTGATTACGCTGGGTATTTCCCTCAGTACGATCGCCTTGTCCACGGTGCTGGGCTTTCTGTTGGCAGCCGCCAGAGACAGTCAGGTTCGGGTGCTGAGCAGCGTCGTTGTCGCTTACAGCTCGCTATTCCGTAATACGCCGCTGCTGGTGCAGCTGTTTTTCTGGTATTTCGGTGCCGGTCAGCTTTTTCCCTCAGAGATGATGCAATGGCTGAACACTCCGCATGTTATTTCGCTGTTGGGCATGACGTTAGCGTGGCCCTCTTTTGAGTTTCTGGCGGGCTTGGCTGGGCTGACGCTCTACTCCAGCGCGTTTATTGCCGAGGAAATTCGCGCCGGTATTCGCGGTGTGGCGCGTGGGCAGAAGTACGCGGCGCATGCTCTGGGGTTAACCGGTTGGCAATCCATGCGCTATGTGGTGCTGCCGCAGGCGCTAAAAATTGCCCTGCCGCCGCTGCTTGGGCAATACATGAATATCGTTAAGAACTCGTCGTTGACGATGGCGATTGGCGTCGCTGAATTGTCCTACGCGTCGCGTCAGGTGGAGACGGAAACCTTACGTACTTTTCAGGCGTTTGGCGTGGCGACGGTGTTGTACATCGTGATTATTGCCGTGATGGAAGGCTGGGGCATGTGGCGTCAGCAGCGTAGTTTGGCGGAGAGACACTAAGATGGATTTTACCGTTATCACCGATAACCTCGGCTATTTGATGTGGGGCACGTTCCCGGAGGGCCCGCTGGGCGGCGCGGCGCTGACGCTGCTGATGAGCCTGCTGGCGGGCATCGCGTCTGCCGTTTTGGGGACGATATTGGGCGTGGCGCTGGCGATGTCACGAGGCGTATGGAGCGCGCTGTTGGCGATGGTGCTAGGGTTTTTTCGGGCGATTCCCGTCATCATGCTGATTTTCTGGACCTACTTCCTGCTGCCGATCGTTTTTGGCGTTGATATCCCTGAAATCACTACGGTGGTGTGTGCGCTGGCGCTGATCGCCTCGGCGTATCTGGCGCATGGGGTGAAGGCGGGCATTGTCGCGATTGGACGCGGCCAGTGGCAGGCTGGGCTCTCGCTGGGATTAAGCCGCTGGCAGGTGCTGTGGCAGATTGTCCTGCCGCAGGCGCTGAGGATGATGGTGCCCTCCTTCATTAACCAGTGGATTTCCCTGATTAAAGACACCTCACTGGCCTACATTGTCGGCGTCGGCGAGCTGACGTTTCTCGCTACCCAGGTCAATAACCGCAGCATGGTTTATCCGATGGAAGTTTTCCTGTTTGTCGCGCTGGTCTACTTCGTGTTTTGCCTGTCGCTTGAACTGCTGGCTAACCGGGTTAACGCCCGTTTTAACCAGCAGGAAAAACAGCCGAAGCGCCGTTTGCTGTGGTGGCGGAATAAACCAGCCTGAGACGAATACGGGTCACTGAAGCCCGTTATTAGGGGAAACACAGGGGGAGGTTCCCGTAGGGAGGCCTCACCCCTGTGGTCGCCCCGAGTATCTCGATGCTGAAACGATCGGTATTAAGCCTGAGTCTGGTCGCCTGAGTGGTACTGCTACATCGTGATATTCCAGCCTTTCTCGCGCCAGATTTGCGGCAGTTCGCGCATATCGTCGAACATCGTGACCAGCGGGTGATGAATCGGCTGGTTGTGGGGATCGGCACAGTAATAGAACACCGGAATACCCGCCGCGATGCCAGCCTGTACGCCAGCGGCGGAATCTTCAACCAGAATGCAGTGCTCGATGGGAAGCTGTAGCTGCTCGGCAGCGTGATACAGCACCGCTGGATCGGGCTTCCACTTTTTCAGATCGTAGCCGCTGTAGAGATGGTCGCCAAACAGATCAAGCATCTGCGTCAGGCCGAGCGAATGCTGCATCTTACTGACCGGGCCGTTGGAAACCACGGCCATCGGAACGGTGATGGACTGCACTAGCTCACGTGCGCCCTCGATAGGTTGCAGAGATTCATCAAAAAGACGTTTCACCTCTTGCCGGAAATGACGCTCCGCATCTTCTACCGATACGGTTAAACCGTGCTGCTGGCTGATGCGGGCAATAATCTCGTACAGCTTCACGCCCTTGTAGGTTTTTATCACCTCCTCCAGCGATAAGTTCACCCCATACGGGATGAAGATATTCACATAAGCCTGGCAACACAGCACTTCGCTATCAACCAGCGTGCCATCACAGTCGAAGAAGACGCATTCAATACGGGGCATGACCAATCCTTATCGATGAAATAAAAGATGAAGCCCTTACTTTAACCAATTGACCCGATATTGCGACCTACAAAGCCATTTTTAACGCTATCTTGCGTAAAATCAGGGGGATTTAACCGAGAGAAAACGATGACGTTAATAGGTTCTTCTTATTCGATGAAAAAAAACGTGGGATCAACGTAAAAACGTAGCGTTTTGTTATAGGATACCCGACGACAGTTACTCCCTTCTTTGGATTGGTACTAATGAATAAATCACAACCCGGTCTTGCTACCGAGCAGGGCCTGCTGGAGCGCGTGTTTAAACTTAAACAACACGGCACGACAGCACGTACGGAAACGATTGCCGGTTTCACGACGTTTTTGACGATGGTCTACATCGTTTTTGTTAACCCGCAAATCCTGGGTGCGGCGGGGATGGATACCAAAGCGGTTTTTGTGACCACCTGCCTGATCGCAGCATTTGGTAGTATTTTGATGGGATTGCTGGCTAACCTGCCTGTGGCGCTGGCTCCGGCAATGGGGCTGAATGCGTTTTTCGCGTTTGTTGTCGTGGGGGCGATGGGGCTGCCATGGCAGGTTGCGATGGGTGCTATTTTCTGGGGCGCAATCGGTTTCCTGTTGCTGACCATCTTCCAGATTCGCTACTGGATGATCGCCAATATTCCGCTCAGTCTGCGTTTGGGGATCGCCAGCGGTATCGGGCTGTTCATTGCTATGATGGGCTTGAAAAATGCCGGTATTATCGTTCCTAACCCAGAAACACTGGTGACGATTGGCAATCTGACCTCACACAGCGTGCTGCTGGGCGCTCTGGGCTTTTTCATTATTGTGGCGCTGGCGTCACGTAATATTCACGCCGCGGTACTGATCTCGATCGTGGTAACCACCTCGATTGGCCTGCTGCTGGGCGATGTTAAATTTGCTGGCGTGTTCTCTATGCCACCGAGCGTAACGTCGGTGGTTGGTCAGGTTGATCTGGCTGGGGCGCTGAACCTCGGAATGTCCGGTATTATTTTCTCTTTCATGCTGGTTAACCTGTTTGACTCCTCCGGTACGCTGATTGGCGTGACGGATAAAGCCGGTCTGGTCGATGCGCGCGGTAAGTTCCCGCGTATGAAGCAGGCGCTGTATGTTGACAGCGTTAGCTCTGTGGCTGGTTCGTTTATCGGGACCTCCTCCGTTACGGCGTATATTGAAAGCTCTTCTGGCGTGTCCGTTGGTGGACGTACTGGCCTGACCGCAGTGGTGGTGGGTCTGCTGTTCCTGCTGGTGATCTTCCTGTCACCGCTGGCGGGTATGGTGCCTGCCTATGCGGCCGCTGGCGCACTGATTTACGTGGGTGTACTGATGACATCCAGCTTGGCGCGTGTGAAGTGGGATGACCTGACGGAAGCCGTTCCAGCCTTTATTACCGCGGTGATGATGCCGTTCAGCTTCTCGATTACCGAAGGGATCGCACTGGGTTTCATTTCCTACTGTGTGATGAAGTTAGCGACGGGACGCTGGCGTGAAATCAGCCCATGTGTGGTTGTGGTTGCGCTGCTGTTCCTGCTGAAAATCGTGTTTATCGACGCGCATTAATCCGTTCGTGGCTCCGGGGTTTTCCCGGAGCCTCAGCCTGTGATGAAGCGGCTGGCTACAGTGAGGCGGTAGAGATGGCTTTTTCTATCGTATGACTGGTTAATTTCATATAGCGCAAAGACTGGCGCTGCTGCTGTAGAATTTCTCCCGATTTTCTCATGCCCGATGTCGATGTATATTTCCACATGATCAATCGGTTAAGTGTAGGGATATGGGCGCAGGCCCAGGCAAGATAATCATCAACATCGCTCATCACTTCTACGGCGGGGGTGCAGGTTGAACGCAGTCTGCCAGAGGCGGGGTGGAGTTTCAGGTTATTGGGAGGATGGCTGTTTACGCCAGGGATTTTCATCAATGACTGGCGAATGGTGCAGAGTTGCGTTGCTGCTTCCAGCGGATCGCGCTGAGCATCGATCCACGCTTGTTCGGCCTGCGTCTGCGCCTGCATCTGTGGAACAGCCTGATTTGTTGGCCTGACATGAACGATTTCGATATCCATACCCACGCTCCCTTCTTCACTCAGGAGAATAGCGATGGTATTGCCTGCATAGCCGATGCTGAAATTGGGCATGTTGGGATCGGCAAAATAAGGGCGTCCTTCAGGGGACTCCAGTAGTGTGGGTAACAGTGGATAGCCGAAAAAATAGAACATCATCTCAGCCAGCAGCACGCGACTTTTCAGATAACGCTCGCGGCGTTTGGCTGAAAAACCCTGTGTTGATGAGATGAGCCTATCGGGCAGTCTTTGTAAGTCAGGAAGCGCTTCCGTGCTTGTCCACCTGACAAAATGGCAGGTCATTGTTCACTCCGTGATCGTGATAAAAGATGGGAACCTATCAGGCATTACCAATGCATATTATCAGACTAATATGTGATCTAAAGAAAAATCGATGGATAAATCGGCGATAATTATTAATTAGACACAACGAATTTCCTGCATCGTGTGTTTTGTGGCGCTCCCTCCCTGTCCACCACCTGTCCCGTTTGTTTTAATGGCTCGGCCACCCCAGTGCGGAACGCCGCTGTTTTTCCAGCGTCTGCTTGCGCAACTCATCCGCTGTCACTAATCGCAGCGCCGATGTCGGACACACGCTGACGCAGGAGGGACTCTGGGCGACATCCGCGCACAAATCACATTTGTGAACCTCGCTTTGCGTGAGGTGCGTTTCCCCTTCGTCATTCGACGCTTTTGTCACCACATTAATGGCGCCGAAAGGACAGGCGACCACACAGCTTTTGCAGCCGATACAGCGGGACTGAATCACCTGAATGCTGTCCCGATCGCGCACCAGCGCGTCATTTGGACACACGCTGGCGCAGGGCGCATTTTCACACTGTCGGCACAGAACGGGTACGCTGACGCTGGCGCTTTTAACGACTTTTAGGCGCGGAAAGAAGTGAGAAGGCCGCAGTTGCGCGCTTTGGCCTCCGCTATGGGCGACCGCACAGGCGATTTCACAGGTCCGGCAGCCGATACACTTTTCTGCTTCGGCGATAACAAATTGATTCATGAGCGAACCTCCTCGCGAGTTGCGTTCGTTTCGGGACGCTGCGGGTGTGCGGGAATGGCGCCCGTGGCGGCGGTCAGCCCCATTGTCGCAATCATACCCAGTGCGGCTTTGCGCCCGTCGGCAATGGCGGTCACCACCAGATCGGCACCGCGTACGGCATCACCGCCAGCAAAAATACGTGGATGGTTGGTCTGGCAAGGTATCTGATTATTAAGGGGAGCCGTGATGTAGCCCCAGTTATCCAGACCGATCTCGGCCTCTTCCAGCCACGGCATGCTGTGCGACTGGAAGCCAAATGCGGTTATCACGGCTTCCGCAGGTTGCACAAATTCTGATCCGGGAATAGGGCGCGGACGGCGACGACCGCTGGCGTCTGGCTCGCCCAGTTCAGTGCGAACCAGACTAATCCCGCACACTTCGCCCTGTTCATTGAGGCAGATTTTTTGTGGCTGGACGTTAAACATGAACTCCACGCCTTCTTCACGGGAATTTTTTACCTCTTTTTTCGAGCCGGGCATATTCGCTTCATCGCGACGGTACGCGCAGGTGACGGATACTGCACCTTGTCGAACGGATGTGCGTAAGCAGTCCATTGCGGTATCTCCACCGCCGAGCACCACGACGCGTTTGCCCGCCATCGAGATATAAGGCTCGTCGTCTAATTCAGGCAGTCCCATGACGTGCTTGGTATTGGCAATCAGGAAAGGGAGCGCATCGAAGACGCCGGGAGCCTCTTCATTATCAATGTTAGCCTTCATGGAGCGGTAGGTGCCTACGCCGAGGAAAACGGTGTCATAGTCATCCAGAAGCTGAGCCAGAGAAATATCTTTCCCCACTTCGGTATTCAGCCGGAATTCGATTCCCATCGCGCTGAATACTTCACGGCGATGAATCAGCACCTCTTTATCCAGTTTGAACGACGGGATCCCGAATGTGAGCAGCCCACCAATTTCCGGGTGGCGGTCGAACACGACAGCCTGCACGCCGTTGCGCGCCAGCACATCGGCGCAGGCTAACCCTGCCGGGCCAGCACCGACGATCGCCGCACGTTTGCCGCTGGGAACGACACGCGTCATATCGGGCGACCAGCCCATTGCCATTGCGGTATCGGTAATGTAGCGCTCTACGTTGCCGATGGTGATGGCGCCGTACTCTTTACCCAGTGTACAGGCCCCTTCGCATAGCCGATCCTGCGGGCATACCCGGCCGCAGATTTCCGGCAGGCTGCTGGTTTGGTGTGAGAGCTCGACGGCTTCAAGAATCCGCCCCTGTTTCGCGAGACTTAGTAGTTCGGGAATATTGTTATGCAGCGGACAGGTCCACTCGCAGATCGCACGTTTACCGCAGGAAAGGCAGCGATCAGCCTGATCTTCCGTCTGCTGAACGGAGAAGCCGTGATAGATTTCATCAAACGTGGAGGTTCTCTGAGTCAGCGGCTTTTTCTCAGCATCCCGGCGCGGCCAGTTTTTTCTTTTACTGAGCGGATTGGTCGTCAGCGCTTTCAGCACGGGTGTTTCACGCTGCCAGTGGGAGGCTGAACGCAGCGCCATCGTCTGCTGTTTTTCCTGACGGCGTGCCGCTAACGTTTGTTCGCTGACCAACTGCAAGGCGTGTGTTGGGCAGGCGGCGACACAGGCTTGCCCTTCTGGACGATCGGCGCAGAGATCGCACTTATGGGCGACAGTGCTATTGTCCACGGGATTTGTCACCATGGACATCGCACCGAACGGGCAAGCCAGCACACAGCTTTTACAGCCAATGCACTTTTCCTGAACGAGCTGAATGCTATTGTCTTTTCTGATCAAGGCCTGCGTTGGGCACACGCTGGCGCAGGGGGCATCTTCACAATGGCGACATGTTACGGCAGCCCGCAACGTTGGCGTATTGAATGCCTTGATTCTGGGCTGAAACACCGTGGTGCTATCTGGATACTGCTCATCGTTGTGTGAAATGACACAGGCGATTTCGCATGCATGGCACCCCATACAGTCTTGAGTACTGGCAATAACAAACCGGTTCATTACCTTCTCCCACCCTGGATCCCTCGATCATTGCCTTTATCCTAATAGCTGGATAACACCCTGACCTTGATATAGAGCAGGTAAAAAGTCGGTTAATGTTAAATATCGCAGAGGTTATTAATGAAATTATTGAATCGTTTCAGTAAGTTGTGATGTTATGCAAAAGTAATGTCATGGTTGCATATAACCTTGTTTTTTATCTGGTTTACAGTGGTTTACCCTAGGTAAAAATTCTGGTTTTCATGATTTTTGTTAATTTTTTCATGAAATAACTCGTTACTTTTCCTTACGCCCCTCATAATGTCGGGCGCTATTTAAACGCAGCAAAACAGTGTTGCAGCTAAATAACGTTTTTACGGCATTTTCATTATGAATCAATAACAGGGCTTTGCTCAGGGT is drawn from Pectobacterium aroidearum and contains these coding sequences:
- the phoU gene encoding phosphate signaling complex protein PhoU — its product is MDNLNLNKHISGQFNAELEHIRTQVLTMGGLVEQQLTDAITAMHNQDAQLAQQVIEGDSKVNMMEVAIDEACVRIIAKRQPTASDLRLVMAIIKTISELERIGDVADKICRTALEKFSHQHQPLLVSLESLGRHTVQMLHDVLDAFARMDLDEAIRIYREDKKVDKEYEGIVRQLMTHMMEDSRTIPSVLTALFCARSIERIGDRCQNICEFIFYFVKGQDFRHLGGDALEKLLAQKEKKEEE
- a CDS encoding helix-turn-helix domain-containing protein — its product is MSDELTHRIGNTLKTLRQEKGWSLTRAAEETGVSKAMLGQIERGESSPTVATLWKIATGLNVAFSTFIQPTLAEEDVAYRSVASSAFREREAGMHVVPIFPFDKKLRFDMFVIELAAGASSTSSAHESGVIEHIIVLEGQLEMTVDGQTQLLSAGDALRFAADREHRYHNPADTTVRFHDLIHYPDKN
- a CDS encoding benzoate/H(+) symporter BenE family transporter is translated as MPVSFALKDVTFSAFIAGFVAVLVGYTSSAAIIFQAAEAAGASAAQIGGWLSVLGIAQGVASISLSLYYRAPILAAWSTPGAALLVTSLPGTSLNEAIGVFLFASALIFICGITGLFARLMNVIPQAISAAMLAGILLRFGADAFLSLQQDFWLAFTMCAIYLLSRRLIPRFAIVLTLFAGLLLALWRGQIAVSDSPLVFAVPEFITPHFSWASLLGVGIPFFIVTMASQNAPGFATLKAAGNQVPVSPLIAITALIALVLTPFGGFSVCIAAITAAICMGSDVHPDPKKRYLAAVAAGGFYLLAGVFGGSIGQLFTALPQPLIHAIAGLALLSTISGSLYRALLDEQQRDAAVVTFLITVSGLTLWGIGAAFWGLIGGMMTWLVLSGGKAALR
- a CDS encoding VirK/YbjX family protein; protein product: MDITSTQSLGNTKTQFRAAFSLLLALATGKHKPDRRWESLQWRIKYTARVMLHPLLTMKWLSFIVDYPVQDIFRRDGNELYSKLQRPYLMASLPTDQTCTALMDHYRFIQTLPLHRQRLLYSQNGGGNVLASFQGKSDENYTLRLMTNDQMCKEGELSLQLENSEHVLAQMTFSILRIEGEMGLFIGGIQGPDAQTPHQVIQGATRDCHSLFPKRILLECLLNLAQGLNLAHVIAVSNETHIYKHWRYRSKKRHVFLADYNAFLFAHGGQPRPDGNIALPLSLPRKSEQDIPSRKRAEYRRRYALFDEVACQINDVLAGSLLRSINLSSRT
- a CDS encoding ABC transporter substrate-binding protein — encoded protein: MKKQILTVTLLAGLASISGAAQADKLDDIQKAGVVKIAVFDSNPPFGYVDPQSKKLVGYDVDIAEAIGKALGVKVELRATNPANRIPLLSSQKVDLIAANFTITDERAKQVNFSIPYFATGQKFIARKGVLKTPEDIKTLRIGADKGTVQEITLREHYPTAKVISYDDTPLAFAALRNGNVQAITQDDAKLVGLLANVPDAQKAEFEISPFSITKEYQGVGIPKGEERLTAKINDTLINLEKQGEAKTIYDRWFGPSTKSAQPRGDFTFAPLDQQPKS
- a CDS encoding amino acid ABC transporter permease — its product is MDTALQSLESWLLAPQYLIWLWHGFLITLGISLSTIALSTVLGFLLAAARDSQVRVLSSVVVAYSSLFRNTPLLVQLFFWYFGAGQLFPSEMMQWLNTPHVISLLGMTLAWPSFEFLAGLAGLTLYSSAFIAEEIRAGIRGVARGQKYAAHALGLTGWQSMRYVVLPQALKIALPPLLGQYMNIVKNSSLTMAIGVAELSYASRQVETETLRTFQAFGVATVLYIVIIAVMEGWGMWRQQRSLAERH
- a CDS encoding amino acid ABC transporter permease, with translation MDFTVITDNLGYLMWGTFPEGPLGGAALTLLMSLLAGIASAVLGTILGVALAMSRGVWSALLAMVLGFFRAIPVIMLIFWTYFLLPIVFGVDIPEITTVVCALALIASAYLAHGVKAGIVAIGRGQWQAGLSLGLSRWQVLWQIVLPQALRMMVPSFINQWISLIKDTSLAYIVGVGELTFLATQVNNRSMVYPMEVFLFVALVYFVFCLSLELLANRVNARFNQQEKQPKRRLLWWRNKPA
- the yieH gene encoding 6-phosphogluconate phosphatase encodes the protein MPRIECVFFDCDGTLVDSEVLCCQAYVNIFIPYGVNLSLEEVIKTYKGVKLYEIIARISQQHGLTVSVEDAERHFRQEVKRLFDESLQPIEGARELVQSITVPMAVVSNGPVSKMQHSLGLTQMLDLFGDHLYSGYDLKKWKPDPAVLYHAAEQLQLPIEHCILVEDSAAGVQAGIAAGIPVFYYCADPHNQPIHHPLVTMFDDMRELPQIWREKGWNITM